The following are encoded in a window of Nibricoccus aquaticus genomic DNA:
- a CDS encoding dUTPase, with protein sequence MDKLEEIFRMQEALNARIGVTLPPPTEEEKTKWVLNYTRAMQQETAELIDSVPWKWWAKYQKFDEQNAKVEVVDLFHFLVSLAQTLGMSADDVYQAYLKKNAVNHARQESGYVKKDEADSRHI encoded by the coding sequence ATGGACAAGCTCGAAGAGATTTTCCGCATGCAAGAGGCCCTCAATGCACGCATCGGCGTCACGCTGCCGCCACCGACGGAGGAGGAGAAAACCAAGTGGGTGCTCAACTATACTCGGGCGATGCAGCAGGAGACAGCCGAGCTAATCGACTCCGTGCCGTGGAAGTGGTGGGCGAAGTACCAGAAGTTCGACGAGCAGAACGCCAAGGTGGAGGTCGTGGACCTGTTTCACTTTTTGGTGTCACTCGCGCAGACGCTCGGGATGAGCGCGGACGATGTTTACCAGGCTTACCTCAAGAAGAACGCGGTGAACCACGCGCGTCAGGAAAGCGGCTACGTGAAGAAGGACGAAGCGGACTCGCGGCATATTTGA